GAGGTCGATCCGGCGCGGGTGGTGGTGGCCGAAGACGGTACGCCGCTGTGGCGCTTTGCCGATGCCGACGGTATCTGGCGCTACCCGGTTACTATCGAAGAGGTATCGCCTCACTATCTGCAGGCGCTTATCCAGTATGAAGATCGCTGGTTCTGGGCACATCCGGGGGTGAATCCCCTGTCGATTGCGCGCGCCGCCTGGCAGGATTTGCGTTCCGGCCATGTCGTTTCCGGCGGCAGCACGCTGACAATGCAGGTAGCTCGCCTGCTCGATCCGCATCCGCGTACTTTCGGCGGCAAGGTGCGTCAGCTATGGCGAGCACTGCAACTGGAGTGGCACCTCTCAAAACGTGAAATACTCACCCTTTATCTGAACCGCGCACCGTTTGGCGGCACGCTGCAAGGCGTGGGTGCTGCGAGTTGGGCTTATTTAGGTAAACCGCCGGCGAAGCTCAGCTATTCCGAAGCGGCGCTGTTAGCGGTTCTGCCGCAGGCACCCAGCCGCTTACGCCCGGATCGCTGGCCGCAACGTGCGCAGGCCGCGCGCGACAAAGTGCTGGAGCGCATGGTGTCGCAAAAGGTGTGGTCGGCAACGCAGGTGGCGGAGTCACGCGAAGAGCCGGTCTGGCTGGCTCCGCGTCAGATGCCGCAACTGGCGCCGCTCTTTGCCCGGCGGATGCTTGGTGAAAGCAAGGCGCTGAAAATCACCACCACGCTGAATGCCAGCCTGCAACGTCAGCTTGAAGATCTGGCGTTAAATGTGAAAAGCCGCCTGCCAGCGCGCAGCTCGCTGGCGATAATCGTCGTTGATCACACGGATATGAAAGTGCGCGGTTGGGTTGGCTCCGTGGATATCAATGACGACAGCCGTTTCAGCCATGTGGATATGGTCAGCGCCGTCCGTTCCCCGGGCTCGGTGTTAAAGCCCTTTATTTATGGACTCGCGCTGGATGAGGGGCTGATTCATCCGGCCTCGCTGCTACAGGATGTGCCGCGCCGGGTGGGCGATTATCGACCCGGTAATTTTGACAGCGGTTTCCATGGCCCGGTAAGCATGAATGAAGCGCTGGTACGCTCCCTTAATTTACCGGCGGTGCAGGTTCTGGAAGCCTACGGGCCGAAAAAATTTGCCGGAAATCTGCGCAACGTCGGTTTGCCGTTGATTTTGCCGACGGGAGCGGAACCGAATTTGTCGCTAATCCTTGGCGGTGCGGGTGCGCGGCTGGAAGATATTGCGGCCGCGTACACGGCCTTTGCCCGTGAGGGGAAAGCGGGAAACCTGCGCCTGACTCCAGACGCCCCGCTGATGGAGCGGCGGTTGATGTCGCCGGGTGCGGCGTGGATTATTCGCCGCATTCTCGCTGGAGAAGCACAACCGGTGCCAGATGAAGCGTTGCCGCAGGTAGTGCCGCTGGCGTGGAAAACCGGCACCAGTTATGGCTATCGCGACGCATGGGCGATAGGGATTAATGCCCGCTACGTGATAGGTATCTGGACGGGGCGACCTGACGGCACGCCCGTGGCCGGGCAGTTCGGTTTTGCCAGCGCGGTACCGTTGCTTAACCAGGCCAATAATCTGTTGCAGCCGCGTTCAGCGCTTGAACAGGCGAGACTGCCGCGCGACCCGCGCCCGCAAACGGTCAGCAGCGGCGTCATTTGCTGGCCGGGCGGGCAAAGCTTACCGTCTGGCGACAGCAATTGTCGCCGTCGACTCACCACCTGGCTGCTGGACGGTAGCCAGCCGCCAACGCTGTTATTGCCGGAGCAGGAAGGCGGGCACGGGATCAATTTCCCGCTCTGGCTGAATAAAGAGGGGCGAAGGGTTGCCGCAGATTGCCCGGACGCGCAGCAGAAAACATGGATCGCCTGGCCGTTACCGCTGGAGCCTTGGTTGCCAGCCGGTGAACGGCGCGCTGCCCGGTTACCGGCGGCGGATAAACGCTGCCCGCCTCGTGACGATAACGCACCGCCGCCACTGTTATTAAGCGGCGTGCGTGAAGGTGCGGTTATCAAACGCATTCCCGGACAGGCGTTTGCCTTGCTGCCGCTACAAAGCAGCGGTGGCGAAGGCAGTCGCTGGTGGTTTTTGAATGGTGAACCGTTAGCCTCGCATAACAACTTATTAAGCCTGAAACTTGATAAAAGCGGGGAGTATCAGTTATTGGTTATGGATGACGCAGGGCAGATAGCGACAGTGCAGTTTGCGGTGCAATAACCAATTAAATGGCGCTATTGGCGGGGAGTGTTGCTAAAAATAGTCTCATTTTAAAAAAATGTTACCTTCATCCATAGGCAACGCCCGTATTGCTCTTTATAATCCGCGCCACACCTATTCAGGGCAACAGAACAACTTACAGAGGTAAACATGGCTATTGAACGTACTTTTTCCATCATTAAACCGAACGCGGTGGCAAAAAACGTTATTGGCAGTATCTTCTCTCGCTTTGAAGCGGCAGGGTTCAAAATTGTCGGCACCAAAATGCTGCACCTGACCGTTGAGCAGGCGCGCGGTTTCTATGCCGAGCACGAAGGTCGCCCGTTCTTTGACGGTCTGGTTGAGTTCATGACTTCCGGCCCGATCGTGGTTTCCGTACTGGAAGGTGAAAACGCGGTGCAGCGTCACCGTGACCTGCTGGGCGCAACCAACCCGGCTAACGCGCTGGCAGGCACGCTGCGTGCTGATTACGCAGACAGCTTCACCGAGAACGGCACCCACGGTTCTGACTCCGTTGAATCCGCTGCGCGTGAAATCGCCTACTTCTTCGCCGAAGGCGAAGTGTGCCCGCGCACTCGTTAATCACTCGTTAAACGTGTAACGAGGTTTACACTTTAATTTGTGAAAAGCCGCGTGCAAACGTGGTATCTGCGCGTCAGAATTTGTACAATGCTGCGCCCCAGGATGAGCCGATGCTTTCCTGGGGCGCTTCTTTTTAACCCTCCACGGGCCACAACGTGTAATAACGAGGCCGGAATACATTATGACTGAACAAATTGTCATGCCTGAGAACGACGCTCTCACGGTGCCAAACAAAGATGCAAAAATTAACCTGCTGGATTTAAACCGTCAGCAGATGCGTGAATTTTTCAAAAACTTAGGCGAAAAACCCTTCCGCGCCGATCAGGTGATGAAGTGGATGTACCACTATTGCAGCGACGACTTTGATGAGATGACCGACATCAACAAAGTGCTGCGTAACAAATTAAAAGAGGTCGCCGAAATTCGTGCGCCGGAAGTGGTGGAAGAACAACGCTCCTCCGACGGCACCATCAAATGGGCGATTGCCGTGGGCGATCAGCGCGTTGAAACCGTCTACATCCCCGAAGATGATCGCGCGACGTTGTGTGTCTCTTCCCAGGTGGGATGTGCGCTGGAGTGCAAATTCTGCTCCACGGCTCAGCAGGGGTTTAACCGTAACCTGCGCGTTTCGGAAATTATCGGTCAGGTGTGGCGCGCGGCGAAAATTATCGGCGCGGCGAAAGTCACCGGTAGCCGCCCGATTACCAACGTGGTGATGATGGGCATGGGCGAGCCGCTGCTCAACCTGACCAACGTCGTTCCGGCGATGGAGATTATGCTGGATGATTTCGGCTTTGGTCTCTCCAAACGTCGCGTAACGCTCTCCACCTCTGGCGTGGTTCCGGCGCTGGATAAACTGGGCGATATGATTGACGTTGCGCTGGCCATCTCTCTGCATGCGCCAAACGACGAAATTCGCGATGAAATTGTACCGATCAACAAAAAGTACAACATCGAGGCCTTCCTCGCCGCTGTTCGCCGTTATCTGGAAAAATCCAACGCTAACCAGGGTCGTGTAACCATTGAGTACGTGATGTTGGATCACGTCAACGATGGCACTGAACATGCGCACCAGTTGGCGGAGCTGCTGAAAGATACACCGTGCAAGATCAACCTGATCCCATGGAACCCGTTCCCGGGCGCGCCGTATGGCCGCAGCTCTAACAGCCGTATCGATCGCTTCTGTAAAGTGCTGATGAGTTATGGTTTCACCACCATCGTGCGTAAAACGCGTGGCGATGATATCGATGCCGCGTGTGGTCAGTTGGCGGGCGATGTGATCGACCGTACCAAACGTACGATGCGTAAGCGCATGCAGGGCGAGCCTATTGAGGTCAAGGCACTATAATCATAAGTTGCAGCGCGAAGAATATGCTGCATTTTGTGGAAATGTCGACTATTTGGCCTGTACATATACAGGCCATTAATAATTACGGTGCGTTTCTCCTGACTTTAAGGCAGTATGTAGTGATGGAACAACGGCTTAGCAAAAAGTGCTGAAAGCTGTTCTGTTATGACGAGCCTGACAGTCCTATACTGTGGGCCAGGTTTAACCGACCCGGTTTTTTCGCGGCGCGTGTAGGCATTGCGGTTATGCGCGCCTGAATGTTTAATTTTCACGTACCAGTAGTTGTAGCGAATGAATACTGAAGCCACTCACGACCAAAATGAAGCACAAACCACTGGCGTACGTCTGCGCAACGCCCGTGAACAACTTGGACTCAGCCAGCAAGCGGTTGCAGAGCGCTTATGCCTGAAGGTCTCCACGGTACGCGATATCGAAGAGGACAGGTCGCCCACCGATCTGGCTTCGACTTTTGTACGCGGTTATATCCGCTCCTATGCCCGCTTAGTGCACATTCCTGAAGAAGAACTGCTGCCGATTCTTGAAAAACAAGCGCCGGTCAGAGCGGCAAAAGTTGCGCCAATGCAGACTTTTGCTTTAGGCAAACCGCGTAAAAAACGCGGTGGCTGGATGATGAGTTTTATCACCTGGCTGGTGTTCCTGGTCGCCATCGGCCTGACGGGCGCATGGTGGTGGGATAACCACAAAGCGCAGCAGCAAGAGATCACCAACATGGCGGATCAATCTTCTGCGGAGCTGAACGCAGGCAACAGCAACGCGCAAAGCGTACCACTGAATAACGACACCGCTGCAGCAGACCCGGTTGATAATTCCGGTACGCCTGTTGAAGCGCCAGCCCCGTCGGCGACGGCACAAACGCCAGCCGCCAGCGCGCCGCAAACATCTGCTACTACCGCAAATCAGAACACCGTTGTTGCACCGTCGCAGGCGAATGTCGATACCATGCAGCAGCCTACCGCTCCAGCGAACCCTGCACAGTTACCGACCGATCAGGCCGGTGTTGCGGGTGCACAAGCGGATACTAACGCACTGGTGATGAGCTTTACTGCCGACTGCTGGCTGGAAGTGAGCGATGCCACCGGGAAGAAATTGTTCAGCGGCTTGCAACGTAAAGATGCCACGCTCAATTTAACCGGCCAGGCGCCATATAAGCTGAAAATTGGCGCGCCGTCAGCCGTTCAGATCCAGTATCAGGGTAAACCTGTCGATCTGAGTCGTTTTATCAGAACTAACCAGGTTGCGCGTCTGACCCTCAATGCCGAACAATCAGCAGCACAGTAACAGACGGGCAACGCGGGAGATTTTTCATGCATAACCAGGCCCCGATTCAGCGTCGGAAATCGAAACGGATTTACGTTGGTAATGTGCCCATTGGCGATGGCGCGCCCATCGCTGTGCAGTCCATGACAAACACCCGTACCACGGATGTTGAAGCTACGGTCAATCAAATCAAAGCGCTTGAGCGCGTCGGCGCGGATATCGTCCGCGTCTCCGTCCCGACCATGGACGCGGCGGAAGCATTCAAGTTGATCAAGCAGCAAGTGAGTGTCCCGCTGGTTGCGGACATCCATTTTGACTACCGCATTGCGCTGAAAGTCGCCGAATATGGCGTTGACTGCCTGCGCATTAACCCCGGCAATATCGGCAACGAAGAGCGAATTCGCACCGTTGTTGATTGCGCGCGCGATAAAAACATCCCGATTCGCATCGGCGTTAATGCCGGTTCGCTGGAAAAAGATCTGCAGGAAAAGTATGGCGAGCCAACGCCGCAAGCGCTGCTCGAATCCGCTATGCGCCATGTCGATCATCTTGATCGCCTGAATTTCGATCAATTCAAAGTCAGCGTGAAAGCGTCAGACGTATTCCTCGCTGTTGAATCCTATCGCCTGCTGGCAAAACAGATTGATCAGCCGCTGCACCTCGGCATCACCGAGGCCGGTGGCGCACGTGCAGGCGCGGTCAAATCTGCAATCGGTCTGGGTTTGCTGCTTTCTGAAGGCATTGGTGACACGCTGCGTATTTCGCTGGCCGCCGATCCGGTGGAAGAGATCAAAGTCGGTTTTGATATCCTGAAATCGCTGCGCATTCGCTCGCGCGGCATTAACTTTATCGCCTGTCCGACCTGTTCCCGCCAGGAGTTTGACGTTATCGGTACGGTCAACGCCCTTGAACAGCGGCTGGAAGATATCATCACGCCGATGGATGTCTCCATTATCGGTTGCGTGGTAAATGGCCCTGGTGAAGCGCTGGTTTCCACACTGGGTGTGACCGGCGGCAACAAGAAAAGCGGCCTGTATGAAGATGGCGTGCGCAAAGATCGCCTGGATAACAGCGATATGATCAGCCAACTTGAAGCCCGCATTCGCGCGAAAGCGTCGATGCTGGATGAAGCGCGTCGTATCGATGTGCAACAGGTAGAAAAATAAGGTTGCTGGGAAGCGGCAGGCTTCCCGTGTATGATGAACCCGCCCGGCGCGACCCGTTGTTCGTCGCGGCCCCGAGGGTTCATTTTTTGTATTAATAAAGAGAATAAACGTGGCAAAAAATATTCAAGCCATTCGCGGCATGAACGATTATCTGCCTGGCGAAACCGCCATCTGGCAGCGCATTGAAGGCACTTTAAAAAACGTGCTCGGCAGCTACGGTTACAGTGAAATCCGTTTGCCGATTGTAGAGCAGACCCCGCTGTTCAAACGCGCGATCGGTGAAGTGACCGACGTGGTTGAAAAAGAGATGTATACCTTTGACGATCGCAACGGCGACAGCCTGACATTGCGTCCCGAAGGTACCGCGGGCTGTGTACGCGCCGGCATCGAGCATGGTCTGCTGTACAATCAGGAGCAGCGCTTGTGGTACGTTGGGCCGATGTTCCGCTACGAGCGTCCGCAGAAAGGGCGCTACCGTCAATTCCATCAGTTGGGTGTGGAAGTGTTTGGCCTGCAGGGGCCGGATATCGATGCCGAGCTGATTATGCTTACTGCCCGCTGGTGGCGCGAGCTGGGCATTGCTTCGCACGTTGCCCTTGAACTCAACTCTATTGGTTCGCTCGAAGCGCGTGCGACTTATCGCGATGCGCTGGTGGCTTTCCTCGAGCAGCATAAAGATAAGCTGGACGAAGATTGCCTGCGTCGTATGTATACCAACCCGCTGCGCGTACTGGATACCAAAAACCAGGACATCCAGGCGCTGCTGAACGATGCACCGAAACTGGGTGATTACCTTGATGACGAGTCCCGCGAACACTTCGCAGGTCTTTGCGCATTCCTTGATGCTGCGGGTATCACTTATACGGTCAACCAGCGCCTGGTGCGCGGTCTGGATTACTACAATCGCACTGTTTTCGAGTGGGTAACCACCAGTCTTGGCGCGCAAGGCACCGTTTGCGCAGGCGGTCGTTATGACGGCCTGGTGGAGCAGCTTGGTGGTCGCGCGACCCCGGCGGTTGGCTTCGCAATGGGTCTTGAACGACTTGTTTTGTTAGTTCAGGCAGTTAATCCGGAATTTAAAGCAGAATCCGTTGTCGATATATACCTGGTGGCGTCTGGCGCCAATACGCAATCCGCTGCTATGCAGTTGGGTGAACAGGTGCGCGATGTGTTACCTGGCGTACGGCTGATGATGAACCACGGCGGCGGCAATTTTAAAAAGCAATTTGCTCGCGCGGACAAGTGGGGCGCTCGCGTCGCACTGGTGCTCGGTGAAACTGAAATTGCCGACGGTAATGTTGTGGTGAAGGATTTACGCTCTGGTGAGCAGAGTACGGTAACGCAGGAGAGCGTTGCGGCGCATTTGCGCACACTACTGGGCTAATCTCCCCGGTGAATTATCGTTAAGGAGAAGGACTGCGTGGAAATTTACGAAAACGAAAACGACCAGGTAGACGCGATTAAGCGCTTCTTTGCCGAGAATGGTAAAGCGCTGGCCGTTGGCGTCGTTTTGGGTATTGGTGCGCTGGTTGGCTGGCGCTACTGGAACGGCCATCAGGCGGACACGGCGAGAGCCTCTTCACAGGCGTATGAAAACGCGGTGGCCGCGCTTTCGGCGGACAAACCAGAGTCGTTCACAGCGGCGGAAAAATTCGCGGCTGACAACAAAAACACCTACGGCGCGCTGGCGTCGCTGGAACTGGCGCAGCAATACGTTGAGAAGAACGAGCTGGATAAAGCAGCCGCTCAGCTGCAACAAGGGCTGGCTGCGACGAATGATGAAAATCTCAAGTCGATAATCAATGTGCGCCTGGCGCGCATTCAGGTACAGCAAAAGCAACAAGACGCTGCGCTGAAAACGCTGGATGCTGTCAAAGCGGAAAGCTGGTCAGCGATTGTTGCCGATCTGCGCGGCGAAGCACTGCTGAGCAAAGGCGATAAACAAGGCGCGCGCACCGCATGGGAAAACGGCATTAAAAACAATGCTTCTCCTGCGCTGAGTGAAATGATGCAGATGAAAATCAATAATTTGTCCATCTAAGAGGGACCCGATGCAATTGCGTAAATTACTTCTGCCAGGGCTGCTTTCCGTCACGCTTTTGAGCGGCTGTTCCCTGTTTAACAGCGAAGAAGATGTTGTCAAAATGTCCCCGCTGCCGGTGGTTGAAAACCAGTTCACACCGACTACGTCATGGAGCACCTCCGTGGGTAACGGTATTGGTGACTTCTACTCTAACCTGCATCCGGCGTTTGCTGATGGCGTGGTTTACGCCGCCGATCGTCACGGTGTAGTGAAAGCGGTTAGCATTGATGATGGGCATGAAATTTGGTCGGTTAACCTGGCTGAAAAAGATGGCTGGTTCTCTACACGCGCTGCACTGCTTTCCGGCGGTGTGACTGTTTCCGGTGGCCATGTTTATGTGGGTAGCGAAAAAGCGCAGGTTTATGCGTTGAATACCAGCGATGGTTCGCAGGCGTGGAAAACGAAAGTCGCTGGTGAAGCGCTTTCTCGCCCGGTAGTGAGCGACGGTTTAGTGTTGATCCACACCAGCAACGGGCAGTTGCAGGCGCTGAACGAAAGCGATGGCGCAACCAAATGGACCGTCAACCTTGATATGCCTGCGCTTTCTCTGCGCGGTGAATCCGCTCCGACTACCGCCTTTGGCGCTGCCATTGTCGGCGGTGATAACGGTCGCGTAAGCGCAGTGTTGATGCAGCAGGGTCAGATGATTTGGCAGCAGCGCATCTCCCAGGCTAATGGCCCGACAGAGATCGATCGTCTGAGCGATGTCGATACCACGCCGGTTGTTGTTGGCAACGTGGTTTACGCGCTGGCCTATAACGGCAACATGACCGCGCTGGATCTGCGTAGCGGCCAGATTATGTGGAAACGCGAGCTGGGTTCAGTGAGCGATTTCGTGGTTGATGGTAACCGCATCTATATGATCGACCAGAGCGATCGTGTTCTGGCGCTGACTACCGACGGTGGCGTAACCCTGTGGACACAAAGTGACCTGCTGCACCGTAACCTTACCGCTCCGGCGTTGTATAATGGTTACATTGTGACAGGCGATAGCGAAGGCTACGTGCACTGGATTAACGTTGAAGACGGGCGCTTTGTCGCGCAGCAGAAAGTCGACAGCTCCGGTTTCCTGACCGAGCCGGTGGTTGCCGGTGGCAAACTGCTGATCCAGGCGAAAGACGGCACAGTGTACGCCCTTTCGCGCTAAGCGCGTCGGGTTTGTCGTTCCTGAAGACGGCTCCTGTTGCAGGAGCCGTTTTCCTGTTTTTAAAACGGCGCGCAATCCGCGACGTTTTGCTAATGAATATTCTGTAATGAGGCTTTAAACATGGTACCTGTGGTCGCGCTTGTCGGGCGCCCTAACGTTGGAAAATCCACGCTATTTAACCGTTTAACACGCACCCGTGATGCGCTGGTGGCGGATTTCCCGGGTCTGACTCGTGACCGTAAGTACGGTCGTGCTGAAGTTGAAGGCCGCGAATTTATCTGTATCGATACCGGCGGTATCGATGGCACCGAAGACGGCATGGAAACGCGCATGGCGGAACAATCGCTGCTGGCGATTGAAGAAGCCGATGTCGTACTGTTTATGGTCGATGCGCGCGCGGGTCTGATGCCAGCCGATTCGGCCATTGCCAAGCATCTGCGTTCACGCGAAAAACCGACTTTCCTGGTGGCGAACAAAACCGACGGTCTGGATCCGGATCAGGCAATAGCAGATTTTTATTCTCTCGGTCTGGGGGAAATCCACGCTATCGCCGCTTCCCACGGGCGCGGTGTTACCAGCTTGCTGGAGCACGTACTGATGCCGTGGATGGATGAGCTGAATCCGCCGGAAGTTGTGGATGAAGAGGCTGAATACTGGGCGCAGTTCGAAGCCAACGAAAACGGCGAAAAAGAAGAGCCGGAAGACGATTTCAACCCGCAGGATTTGCCAATCAAACTGGCTATCGTGGGGCGTCCGAATGTCGGTAAGTCCACACTCACTAACCGCATTCTCGGTGAAGATCGCGTGGTGGTGTACGACATGCCGGGCACCACGCGTGACAGCATCTACATTCCGATGCAGCGCGATGAGCGTGAGTACGTACTTATCGACACCGCTGGTGTGCGTAAGCGCGGCAAAATCACCGATGTGGTAGAAAAGTTCTCGGTTATCAAAACGCTGCAAGCGATTGAAGACGCTAACGTTGTGCTGCTGGTTATTGATGCCCGTGAAGGTATCTCCGATCAGGATTTATCGCTGCTCGGCTTTATTCTTAACAGCGGTCGTTCGCTGGTTATCGTCGTCAATAAATGGGACGGTCTGAGCCAGGAAGTGAAAGATCAGGTGAAAGAGACGCTGGATTACCGCCTGGGCTTTATTGATTTCGCCCGCGTGCACTTTATCTCTGCCCTGCACGGTAGCGGTGTTGGCAACCTGTTTGAATCCGTTCGCGAAGCTTATGACAGCTCCACCCGCCGCGTGAGCACCGCGCTGCTGACCCGTATTATGAACATGGCGGCGGAAGATCATCAGCCGCCGCTGGTGCGTGGTCGTCGCGTGAAGCTGAAATATGCCCACGCCGGTGGGTATAACCCGCCGATTGTGGTGATTCACGGCAACCAGGTGAAAGACTTGCCGGATTCCTACAAACGCTATTTGATGAACTACTTCCGCAAATCGCTGGATGTGATGGGTACGCCAATCCGTATTCAGTTCAAAGAAGGGGAAAACCCGTTTGCTGAAAAACGTAACACCCTGACGCCGAACCAGATGCGTAAACGTAAGCGCCTGATTAAGCACATCAAAAAAGGTAAGTAATCACTTGCTTCAAACCCGCCGGACGGCGGGTTTTTTGTAGTCATAATAGACTCAACTACTAAAGTCGGGCGCTGTTTCAGCCTGTCGATAGCTGTACACTGTTTATAACTATAAAAACAACGAGTTAATAACCGTCTTCAATAAGTAATTTCAAAAGGAATATGAAATGAAGAAGTTTTTACTGCTGATACTTCTGGGCACTGTAGTGGCAGGTTGCACACCGCTTCACCCCTCCGGTTGCCATAAAACCACTGCGCTTGGCAGTTGCGACTCCGGGCGCTTTACCGACCAGGATGAGTACGGGAAACAGGCCCGCGCGATAAAGAACGCTATCGAATCTCAGCTTAGCGATCGTTCTGGCTGGAAAGGGAAAAAATGCCGCTTACATCTGGAATTTGCCTATGATGGCAAACTGAACAATATCGAGACCAGAGAAGGGAATAAAGCTTACTGTGCAGCGTTGAAAACCGCAGCTCAACGCGCGGTATTCCCGGCATTTCCTTCTCAGCGGATTTATCAGGCATTCGAGAGCTCCCGCTTCATGATGGTGGGCGAATAGCAAACTAAACCTGACGCGGCACTTAACCCGTCTGCAGGCGGTTTTTTGTCGCCAGCGGTGTATGATAAACGCCGTGAAAAATTAAGGAGCGCCTTATGGAACTTACCTGCCCGACTTGCCATAACCCGCTGCAAATAGTGGGAACACATGCTCACTGCGACGGCTGCGGCAAAGTCATT
This genomic interval from Kosakonia sacchari SP1 contains the following:
- the der gene encoding ribosome biogenesis GTPase Der — translated: MVPVVALVGRPNVGKSTLFNRLTRTRDALVADFPGLTRDRKYGRAEVEGREFICIDTGGIDGTEDGMETRMAEQSLLAIEEADVVLFMVDARAGLMPADSAIAKHLRSREKPTFLVANKTDGLDPDQAIADFYSLGLGEIHAIAASHGRGVTSLLEHVLMPWMDELNPPEVVDEEAEYWAQFEANENGEKEEPEDDFNPQDLPIKLAIVGRPNVGKSTLTNRILGEDRVVVYDMPGTTRDSIYIPMQRDEREYVLIDTAGVRKRGKITDVVEKFSVIKTLQAIEDANVVLLVIDAREGISDQDLSLLGFILNSGRSLVIVVNKWDGLSQEVKDQVKETLDYRLGFIDFARVHFISALHGSGVGNLFESVREAYDSSTRRVSTALLTRIMNMAAEDHQPPLVRGRRVKLKYAHAGGYNPPIVVIHGNQVKDLPDSYKRYLMNYFRKSLDVMGTPIRIQFKEGENPFAEKRNTLTPNQMRKRKRLIKHIKKGK
- a CDS encoding cell envelope integrity TolA C-terminal domain-containing protein; translated protein: MKKFLLLILLGTVVAGCTPLHPSGCHKTTALGSCDSGRFTDQDEYGKQARAIKNAIESQLSDRSGWKGKKCRLHLEFAYDGKLNNIETREGNKAYCAALKTAAQRAVFPAFPSQRIYQAFESSRFMMVGE